A single Entelurus aequoreus isolate RoL-2023_Sb linkage group LG11, RoL_Eaeq_v1.1, whole genome shotgun sequence DNA region contains:
- the serinc2l gene encoding serine incorporator 2 — translation MGACMALCSLASCASCLCGSAPCLLCGCCPSSNNSTVTRLVFSIFLLLGTFVSVIMILPGMEAQLRKIPGFCRGGSGIPGVENQFDCDVIVGYKSVYRMCFAMTCFFFLFFIIMIRVRSSKDPRAAIQNGFWFFKFLILVGITVGAFFIPDGTFHTVWYYFGVVGSLLFILIQLILLIDFAHSWNKSWIGRAENNDNKCWYAGLLAFTVLYYALAFTAVVLCYIYYTLPNDCTEHKVVISLNLIFCIIISIVSILPKVQEAQPHSGLLQASLISLYTMYITWSAMTNNPNRKCNPSLLSLVSNISSPTTPEDNTPGHSQWWDAQSIVGLVIFLFCTLYASIRSSSNTQVNKLLQTEEGGGESPVGQLGEDGIRRAVDNEEDAVTYNYSAFHFHLCLASLYIMMTLTNWYQPDTTTQAMQSTMPAVWVKVCSSWLGLSLYLWTLIAPLIFPDRDFN, via the exons T GCCTCCTGTCTGTGTGGCTCAGCACCATGTCTGCTGTGTGGCTGCTGTCCCTCCTCTAATAATTCCACCGTCACACGATTGGTCTTCAGCATCTTTTTGCTGCTGGGGACTTTCGTGTCAGTCATCATGATACTTCCCGGAATGGAAGCTCAGCTCCGCaaa ATTCCAGGATTTTGCAGAGGAGGGAGTGGCATACCGGGTgttgaaaaccagtttgactgtgatGTCATTGTGGGCTACAAGTCTGTGTATCGCATGTGCTTTGCCATGACgtgcttcttcttcctcttcttcatcATCATGATTCGTGTTCGTAGCAGCAAAGACCCCCGTGCTGCTATTCAGAATGG TTTTTGGTTCTTCAAATTTCTGATCTTAGTTGGGATTACAGTGGGAGCCTTTTTTATCCCAGATGGGACTTTTCATACTG TCTGGTACTATTTTGGAGTCGTGGGCTCCCTCCTCTTCATTCTGATCCAACTCATTCTCCTCATCGATTTCGCTCACTCTTGGAACAAATCCTGGATAGGAAGGGCTGAGAATAATGACAACAAATGCTGGTATGCAG GCCTTCTGGCTTTCACAGTGCTGTACTATGCTCTGGCTTTCACCGCTGTTGTGCTGTGTTATATATACTACACGTTACCCAATGACTGCACAGAGCACAAGGTTGTCATCAGCCTCAACCTTATCTTCTGTATCATCATCTCTATTGTCTCCATCCTACCCAAGGTTCAG GAAGCTCAGCCTCACTCCGGCCTGCTGCAGGCTTCTCTTATATCCCTCTACACCATGTACATCACTTGGTCCGCAATGACCAATAATCCAA ATCGAAAGTGTAACCCCAGTCTATTGAGTCTGGTGTCGAACATTAGCAGCCCCACAACTCCTGAGGATAACACACCAGGTCACTCGCAGTGGTGGGACGCTCAGAGCATCGTTGGCCTCGTCATCTTCCTCTTCTGCACCCTCTACGCCAG TATCCGTTCATCAAGCAATACCCAGGTTAATAAGCTGTTGCAAACGGAAGAGGGCGGAGGAGAGAGCCCAGTCGGCCAGTTGGGAGAGGACGGTATACGCAGGGCGGTTGACAATGAGGAGGATGCAGTCACTTACAACTACTCAGCGTTTCACTTTCACCTGTGTCTGGCTTCACTGTACATCATGATGACTCTCACAAACTGGTACCA ACCTGACACTACCACCCAAGCCATGCAGAGCACCATGCCGGCCGTGTGGGTGAAGGTGTGTTCCAGTTGGCTGGGTCTCAGTCTGTACCTGTGGACCCTCATCGCTCCTCTTATCTTCCCTGACAGAGATTTCAACTGA